From Chryseobacterium sp. IHB B 17019, one genomic window encodes:
- a CDS encoding cell division protein ZapA, whose translation MEVRRITINIAGRVYPLNVPAAEEETLRKVGKQIENMIKDFEQNFDVRDKQDALAMCALKLGTNAEVVSTNYEKTIHSTNERLAQINQSLNEIGK comes from the coding sequence ATGGAGGTAAGAAGAATAACGATCAACATTGCAGGAAGGGTATATCCGCTGAACGTACCGGCAGCAGAGGAAGAAACTTTGCGTAAGGTAGGAAAGCAAATAGAAAATATGATTAAAGATTTTGAACAGAATTTCGATGTGAGAGACAAACAGGATGCTCTGGCGATGTGTGCCCTTAAATTGGGGACCAATGCCGAAGTGGTGTCTACGAACTACGAAAAAACAATACATTCTACCAACGAAAGATTAGCACAGATTAATCAGTCGTTGAATGAAATTGGGAAATAG
- the rny gene encoding ribonuclease Y has translation MTITAIIVGVICLVIGAVLGMFFSKSSLNTKAKFIIDDAKKNAENLIEKANVQAESIKKEKNLQAKEKFLELKSQHDADIQSREKKMQEVEKRIKDKENKLNDELSKAGKLEKDLDKQIADYAKKNEILERKQQELDVATAKKVEILEKIANYTAEEAKAELVETMKAEAKTRAQAHVQSIMEEAQLNAKSEARKIIIQTIQRIGTEQAIENSVSVFNIESDEVKGRIIGREGRNIRALEAITGVEIIVDDTPEAILLSCFDPVRREIARLSLHRLVTDGRIHPARIEEVVEKTRKQIEEEIIEVGKRTIIDLGIHGLHPELIKIVGRMKYRSSYGQNLLQHSREVANIAATMAAELGLNVKLAKRAGLLHDIGKVPEQESELPHALLGMQWAEKFGENAEVVNAIGAHHDEVEMTSLLSPIIQVADAISGARPGARRQVLESYIQRLKDLESAALSFEGVSSAYAIQAGRELRVMVESGKVNDEVASQLSYDISEKIQNELTYPGQVKVTVIRETRAVNIAR, from the coding sequence ATGACAATAACAGCCATTATAGTCGGCGTGATTTGTTTAGTTATAGGCGCGGTTTTAGGGATGTTTTTCTCTAAAAGCTCACTCAATACTAAAGCAAAATTTATTATAGATGATGCAAAGAAAAATGCCGAAAACCTTATAGAAAAAGCTAATGTACAAGCTGAATCCATAAAGAAAGAAAAGAACCTTCAGGCTAAAGAAAAGTTCTTGGAACTAAAATCTCAGCATGATGCTGACATCCAGTCTCGCGAGAAAAAAATGCAGGAGGTTGAGAAGAGAATTAAAGACAAAGAAAATAAGCTGAATGATGAACTTAGCAAAGCAGGTAAACTTGAAAAAGACCTTGATAAGCAGATTGCCGATTATGCTAAGAAAAACGAAATTTTAGAAAGAAAACAGCAGGAGCTTGATGTAGCAACTGCTAAAAAAGTTGAAATTCTTGAAAAAATCGCTAATTACACAGCGGAAGAAGCTAAAGCAGAGTTGGTAGAAACCATGAAAGCCGAAGCTAAAACAAGAGCTCAGGCGCATGTTCAAAGTATCATGGAAGAAGCTCAGCTGAATGCAAAAAGTGAAGCCAGAAAAATCATTATCCAGACCATTCAGAGAATCGGAACGGAGCAGGCGATTGAAAACTCTGTATCAGTATTTAATATCGAATCTGATGAAGTAAAAGGTAGAATTATTGGTAGAGAGGGTAGGAATATTCGTGCTTTGGAGGCCATTACAGGTGTAGAAATCATCGTTGATGATACTCCGGAAGCCATTCTTCTTTCATGTTTTGACCCTGTAAGAAGGGAGATTGCAAGATTATCACTTCACAGATTGGTTACAGACGGTAGAATTCACCCTGCAAGAATCGAGGAAGTTGTAGAAAAAACAAGAAAACAAATTGAGGAGGAGATCATTGAAGTTGGGAAAAGAACAATTATTGATCTTGGAATCCACGGTTTACACCCGGAATTAATCAAAATTGTAGGTAGAATGAAATATCGTTCTTCTTACGGACAAAACCTACTACAGCACTCCAGAGAAGTTGCCAATATTGCTGCGACAATGGCTGCTGAATTAGGATTAAATGTAAAATTAGCAAAAAGAGCAGGTCTATTACACGATATCGGGAAAGTTCCTGAGCAGGAATCTGAACTTCCTCACGCATTACTAGGTATGCAGTGGGCGGAAAAGTTTGGTGAAAATGCAGAAGTTGTGAACGCCATCGGAGCTCACCATGACGAAGTTGAAATGACTTCATTATTGTCTCCAATCATCCAGGTTGCCGATGCAATTTCGGGAGCAAGACCGGGAGCAAGAAGACAGGTGCTTGAATCTTATATCCAAAGATTGAAAGACCTTGAATCTGCAGCATTAAGTTTTGAAGGAGTTTCATCAGCCTACGCAATTCAGGCGGGTAGAGAATTAAGAGTAATGGTAGAAAGCGGAAAGGTAAATGATGAAGTGGCCTCTCAATTATCTTATGACATTTCGGAGAAAATTCAGAATGAATTGACATATCCGGGACAGGTAAAAGTAACAGTAATCAGAGAAACGAGAGCTGTGAATATTGCGAGATAA